From Aristaeella lactis, the proteins below share one genomic window:
- a CDS encoding carbohydrate kinase family protein, with the protein MSIVVIGCVFVDIKGYPSRTYIPGGRNAGKVRYVHGGVSRNIAEDLGNMELDPVLISLVDPNGTGEDVLLRLREHGVDTRMIQKVPDGMGTWLAVFDNNNDVCASISHRPDLSPLLCLLQAEGNSLFSAADSILLELDLDESLMEEIYRLKCKYNKKIYAAVSNINIALDRRAYLQQTDCFICNRQEAGVLFSAEFSGDSPDSLARQLSERVIDANIPSMVVTLGGDGAIWADSRGLYGTCAAQQVPVADTTGAGDAFFAGVAAGLTYGKSLSEACCIGVRLASSVICSLENTCPHFLPSEFGLTP; encoded by the coding sequence ATGAGCATCGTGGTCATCGGTTGCGTCTTTGTGGATATCAAGGGATATCCGTCCCGTACCTACATTCCCGGCGGCCGGAACGCCGGAAAGGTTCGCTATGTCCACGGCGGTGTCAGCCGGAACATAGCTGAGGACCTGGGCAATATGGAGCTGGATCCGGTGCTCATCTCCCTGGTGGATCCCAACGGAACCGGGGAGGATGTGCTGCTTCGTCTCCGGGAGCACGGTGTGGATACCCGCATGATCCAGAAGGTACCGGACGGAATGGGCACCTGGCTCGCCGTGTTCGACAATAACAACGATGTCTGCGCATCCATTTCCCACCGGCCGGACCTGTCCCCCCTGCTGTGCCTCCTCCAGGCGGAAGGCAACTCCCTTTTTTCCGCAGCGGACAGTATCCTGCTCGAACTGGATCTCGATGAATCCCTGATGGAAGAGATCTACAGGCTGAAATGCAAATACAACAAAAAGATCTACGCGGCAGTGTCCAATATCAACATCGCGCTGGACCGCCGCGCTTACCTGCAGCAGACAGACTGCTTTATCTGCAATCGCCAGGAGGCCGGCGTCCTCTTCTCCGCGGAGTTCAGCGGCGATTCCCCGGACTCGCTGGCCCGGCAGCTTTCTGAGCGGGTGATCGACGCCAACATCCCGTCCATGGTTGTAACCCTCGGCGGAGACGGCGCCATCTGGGCAGACAGCCGCGGCCTGTACGGCACCTGCGCCGCGCAGCAGGTCCCCGTCGCGGATACCACAGGAGCCGGGGATGCCTTCTTTGCCGGGGTCGCCGCCGGCCTGACCTACGGAAAGAGTCTTTCAGAGGCCTGCTGCATCGGCGTCCGGCTTGCCTCCTCCGTTATCTGTTCCCTGGAGAACACCTGTCCCCATTTCCTCCCCTCCGAATTCGGTCTGACTCCGTAA
- a CDS encoding 5-formyltetrahydrofolate cyclo-ligase, whose product MYNGARTEKQRIRQEIRMISKGLSPEYRQEASREITLKVLNLPSWKKAKTVMAFRSMPEEPDTQALLETALREGKTLLLPRCLDGQRMAALPVKDLAELRPGRMGIQEPPVPEEGTELPEPDLVLVPCMAAAPNGIRLGHGAGYYDRFLEKHPVQTVCLCFRALLRSDLPAEETDIPVDFVISD is encoded by the coding sequence GTGTATAACGGAGCAAGGACGGAGAAACAGCGGATCCGGCAGGAAATCCGGATGATCTCCAAAGGTCTGTCTCCGGAATACCGGCAGGAAGCCAGCCGGGAGATTACCCTGAAGGTTCTGAATCTTCCTTCCTGGAAAAAGGCGAAGACGGTAATGGCTTTCCGGAGCATGCCGGAGGAACCGGATACGCAGGCTTTGCTGGAAACCGCATTGAGGGAAGGGAAAACGCTGCTTTTGCCCCGCTGCCTGGATGGCCAAAGGATGGCGGCACTGCCGGTAAAAGATCTGGCAGAACTCCGGCCCGGCCGGATGGGGATCCAGGAACCGCCTGTGCCGGAAGAGGGGACGGAGCTTCCCGAACCGGATCTGGTCCTGGTACCATGTATGGCAGCTGCGCCAAACGGGATCCGCCTGGGTCATGGCGCCGGATACTATGACCGCTTTCTGGAGAAGCATCCCGTCCAAACGGTTTGTCTCTGCTTCCGGGCCCTGCTGCGAAGTGATCTTCCGGCGGAGGAGACGGATATTCCTGTTGACTTTGTGATCTCCGACTGA
- the dapA gene encoding 4-hydroxy-tetrahydrodipicolinate synthase, translating to MKHTIFTGAATAIITPFTEEGIDWDAFGRLIDYQLAGGISALVVAGTTGEGSTLTDKEHEDAVVFCVKRVAGKIPVIAGTGSNNTAHAIERTKTACRAGADAVLLVTPYYNKTTQRGLIASFSAIADASDVPCILYNVPSRTGLNMLPETLAELAKHEKIAAVKEACGNLSQVAKERLLCGDNLDIISGCDDQIVPTLSLGGIGVISVIANMLPKETSEICTCFFNGDVQGAAAMQLKLLSLMNQLMIETNPIPAKAACAAMGFGKNLLRLPLVPMEEGNRQKMLQQMRDLGLEVNE from the coding sequence ATGAAGCACACGATCTTTACAGGCGCGGCAACCGCCATTATCACCCCCTTCACCGAAGAGGGGATTGATTGGGATGCTTTCGGCCGGCTGATTGATTATCAGCTTGCCGGGGGAATCAGCGCGCTTGTTGTCGCAGGTACAACCGGTGAGGGAAGCACCCTTACGGACAAAGAGCATGAGGACGCTGTTGTATTCTGCGTGAAACGTGTTGCCGGAAAGATTCCGGTCATCGCGGGCACCGGATCCAACAATACCGCCCATGCCATTGAGCGGACAAAGACTGCCTGCCGTGCTGGCGCGGACGCGGTGCTGCTGGTAACGCCTTATTATAACAAAACCACCCAGCGGGGCCTGATCGCCAGCTTCTCCGCCATCGCGGATGCCAGCGACGTTCCCTGCATCCTGTATAACGTTCCTTCCCGGACCGGCCTGAATATGCTGCCGGAAACCCTGGCGGAGCTGGCAAAGCATGAGAAGATCGCCGCTGTCAAGGAAGCTTGCGGAAACCTGAGCCAGGTAGCCAAGGAAAGGCTTCTGTGCGGGGATAACCTGGACATCATTTCCGGCTGCGACGACCAGATCGTTCCGACCCTGAGCCTGGGCGGCATTGGCGTCATCTCCGTGATCGCCAATATGCTGCCGAAGGAGACTTCCGAAATCTGCACCTGCTTCTTTAACGGTGATGTGCAGGGCGCTGCCGCTATGCAGCTGAAGCTGCTCTCCCTGATGAACCAGCTGATGATCGAAACCAACCCCATTCCCGCCAAGGCTGCCTGTGCGGCCATGGGCTTCGGAAAGAACCTGCTCCGTCTGCCACTGGTGCCGATGGAGGAGGGAAACCGGCAGAAGATGCTGCAGCAGATGCGCGACCTGGGACTGGAGGTAAACGAATGA
- the dapB gene encoding 4-hydroxy-tetrahydrodipicolinate reductase → MRIILTGYTGHMGREVRTCAEAAENCEIVAGVDLMIPASEGICVKTFEECTAEADVIIDFSHHSMTGELLDFAEAKKLPVVLATTGQTEEEKARIREAAKKIPIFLAANYSLGIATLTDLVKRAAALYPDSEIEIVEQHHDRKLDAPSGTALSLFNAIKEVRPEATANCGRSGQGKRTKDEVGIHAIRMGNIVGIHEVMISTQNERISLKHEAFGRGVFAEGSLKAAAFLAGKKPGMYDMKDMLNA, encoded by the coding sequence ATGAGAATTATCCTGACCGGATATACCGGCCATATGGGCAGGGAAGTACGTACCTGCGCCGAGGCGGCGGAGAACTGTGAGATTGTCGCGGGCGTGGATCTGATGATCCCCGCTTCCGAGGGAATCTGTGTCAAAACCTTTGAGGAGTGCACCGCTGAAGCGGATGTGATCATTGATTTCAGCCATCACAGCATGACCGGTGAGCTGCTGGATTTCGCGGAAGCGAAAAAACTGCCGGTGGTGCTTGCGACCACGGGCCAGACAGAGGAAGAGAAAGCCCGGATCCGGGAAGCGGCAAAGAAGATCCCGATCTTCCTGGCTGCGAACTATTCCCTGGGCATTGCCACGCTGACCGATCTGGTGAAGCGGGCTGCGGCGCTCTATCCGGACAGCGAGATCGAGATCGTGGAACAGCATCACGACCGGAAGCTGGACGCTCCCAGCGGGACAGCCCTTTCGCTTTTCAACGCCATCAAGGAAGTCCGACCGGAAGCTACCGCCAACTGCGGACGTTCCGGACAGGGCAAGCGCACAAAGGATGAAGTGGGCATTCACGCAATCCGTATGGGCAACATCGTCGGCATTCATGAAGTGATGATCAGCACCCAGAATGAGCGGATCAGCCTGAAGCATGAGGCGTTCGGCCGGGGCGTGTTTGCCGAGGGAAGCCTGAAAGCCGCGGCGTTCCTGGCGGGGAAAAAGCCGGGAATGTATGATATGAAAGATATGCTGAATGCCTGA
- a CDS encoding diaminopimelate dehydrogenase, translating to MKIAIYGYGNLGRGVELAIRQNPDAELFGVFTRRDPKTVTTLTGAPVYAAQDVENYVGQIDVMIICGGSASDLPEMTPMLAKSFNVVDSFDTHARVPEHFANVDKAALLHGHTAIISAGWDPGLFSLARLYMNTVLPDGRDYTFWGRGVSQGHSDAIRRIPGVKDARQYTVPVEDALAKVRAGENPELTTRQKHTRECYVVAEEGADKALIEKQIKEMPNYFADYDTTVTFISAEEMKLNHSELPHGGQVIRCGATGKDGAHKHVMEFSLKLDSNPEFTASVLVACARAVVRMNSRQIFGCKTLFDVPPADLSPIDPAEMRKKLL from the coding sequence ATGAAGATAGCTATCTACGGTTACGGCAATCTTGGACGGGGCGTGGAACTGGCGATCCGGCAGAACCCGGACGCGGAACTGTTCGGCGTATTTACCCGCCGGGATCCGAAAACGGTGACAACCCTGACCGGCGCACCGGTGTATGCCGCGCAGGACGTGGAAAACTACGTCGGACAGATTGACGTTATGATCATCTGCGGCGGCAGCGCTTCCGACCTGCCGGAGATGACTCCCATGCTGGCGAAGAGCTTCAACGTGGTGGATTCTTTTGATACCCACGCCCGGGTACCGGAACATTTTGCCAATGTGGATAAGGCAGCGCTGCTGCACGGCCATACTGCCATTATCAGCGCGGGCTGGGATCCCGGCCTGTTCTCCCTGGCACGTCTGTATATGAACACTGTTCTGCCGGACGGCAGGGATTATACCTTCTGGGGCCGCGGCGTCAGCCAGGGACACAGTGACGCGATCCGCCGGATTCCCGGCGTGAAGGACGCACGGCAGTACACCGTGCCCGTGGAAGACGCGCTGGCTAAAGTCCGTGCCGGAGAAAACCCGGAACTGACCACCCGCCAGAAGCACACCCGTGAATGCTACGTGGTGGCGGAGGAAGGCGCGGACAAGGCCCTGATCGAAAAGCAGATCAAGGAAATGCCCAACTACTTCGCGGACTATGATACGACTGTTACTTTTATTTCCGCTGAGGAAATGAAGCTGAATCACAGTGAACTGCCCCACGGCGGCCAGGTGATCCGCTGCGGCGCAACCGGTAAGGACGGCGCGCATAAGCACGTGATGGAGTTCTCCCTGAAGCTGGATTCCAATCCGGAGTTCACCGCTTCTGTACTGGTAGCCTGCGCGCGGGCGGTTGTCCGGATGAACAGCAGGCAGATCTTCGGCTGCAAGACGCTCTTTGATGTTCCCCCGGCAGATCTGTCTCCCATTGATCCGGCGGAAATGCGGAAAAAACTCCTGTAA
- a CDS encoding ABC transporter permease, with translation MTLKTSTAGAILPTKKKGFFRTLGKQYQLMIMSVPVLLYVLLFNYGPLWGWLTAFQDYNVKKGLAGSKWVGWDNFKFIFGDSEFYLALRNTVAMSVINLVFGTLCAIILAILLNEVRNRKFKRTVQTVTYLPHFLSWVIVVGMAQDIFASKGSINELLLALGSKEPVFFLGKGEYYWWLFGAINVWKEVGWGTIIYIAAMTGIDPCLYEAAEIDGAGRFQRILHVTLPGIKSTFMVLLIMNIGHLLDAGFEVQYLMENPLIWKFSRTIDVYVMKYSFGGARPRFSIGVAAGMFKSVVAIILLLGANGIAKALDEETLI, from the coding sequence ATGACCCTGAAGACATCCACCGCAGGAGCGATCTTGCCGACAAAGAAGAAAGGATTCTTCCGGACGCTAGGGAAACAGTATCAGCTGATGATCATGTCCGTTCCCGTGCTCCTGTATGTTCTGCTGTTCAACTATGGTCCTCTGTGGGGCTGGCTGACGGCCTTCCAGGATTATAACGTCAAGAAGGGCCTGGCAGGAAGTAAGTGGGTCGGCTGGGACAACTTTAAATTCATCTTTGGCGACAGTGAGTTTTATCTCGCACTGCGCAATACAGTGGCTATGAGCGTGATCAACCTGGTGTTCGGTACGCTCTGCGCTATCATACTGGCTATTCTTCTGAACGAGGTCCGGAACCGCAAATTCAAGCGGACGGTTCAGACGGTGACATACCTGCCCCATTTCCTGTCCTGGGTTATCGTGGTCGGTATGGCACAGGATATCTTTGCTTCCAAAGGCTCCATCAACGAGCTTCTTCTGGCACTGGGCTCAAAGGAACCGGTGTTCTTCCTGGGCAAGGGAGAATACTACTGGTGGCTGTTCGGTGCGATCAACGTCTGGAAGGAAGTCGGATGGGGCACCATTATCTACATCGCTGCCATGACGGGTATAGACCCGTGCCTTTATGAGGCGGCGGAAATTGACGGCGCGGGACGTTTCCAGCGGATCCTGCACGTAACGCTGCCCGGTATCAAATCCACCTTTATGGTATTGCTGATCATGAATATCGGTCATCTGCTGGATGCCGGTTTCGAGGTTCAGTACCTCATGGAAAACCCCCTGATCTGGAAATTCTCGCGTACGATTGACGTATACGTTATGAAATACAGCTTCGGCGGCGCAAGGCCGCGGTTCTCAATCGGTGTGGCGGCCGGCATGTTCAAGAGCGTTGTTGCTATTATCCTTCTGTTAGGCGCGAACGGAATCGCCAAAGCGCTCGACGAAGAGACGCTGATTTAA
- a CDS encoding carbohydrate ABC transporter permease, with translation MTTTAMKPFKTRRHRDIVFPICNTLVLILIMFITLYPVLNTVAYSFNEAMDAVKGGIGIWPRKFSTDAYASIIKDPAVYKAFGVSVSKTVVTTLLNLFLTTMVSYALSRKEYVLRRFITTVMVLTMYVNAGLIPGYLLVSKVLGLKNTFWAYIIPSLFQCFNMIVIRTYISNSIPDALVESGKIDGAGDLRCYFQIILPLCVPVLATVALFIAVGAWNDWFSTWLYNSSKADLHTLQYLLKMKLETTQNQANAAMTSADALAAKASKVAPITVRASITVVSAVPIMVVYPFLQKYFVTGMALGSVKG, from the coding sequence ATGACAACCACAGCCATGAAGCCCTTTAAAACCAGAAGACACCGGGACATTGTGTTTCCCATTTGCAATACTCTGGTCCTGATCCTGATCATGTTCATTACCCTTTATCCGGTACTGAACACCGTGGCATACTCATTCAATGAAGCCATGGATGCCGTCAAGGGCGGCATCGGAATCTGGCCCCGTAAATTCAGTACAGACGCTTACGCTTCCATTATCAAGGATCCCGCGGTCTACAAAGCGTTTGGCGTATCCGTGTCCAAGACAGTTGTGACAACGCTGCTGAACCTTTTCCTGACCACCATGGTGTCCTATGCCCTCTCCCGGAAGGAATACGTGCTGCGCAGGTTCATCACCACTGTCATGGTGCTGACCATGTATGTAAACGCGGGCCTGATTCCCGGCTACCTGCTGGTTTCCAAGGTGCTGGGACTGAAGAACACTTTCTGGGCCTATATTATACCGTCACTGTTCCAGTGCTTTAACATGATTGTTATCCGGACCTATATCAGCAACAGTATTCCGGACGCACTGGTGGAATCCGGTAAGATTGACGGCGCCGGTGACCTGCGGTGCTATTTCCAGATCATCCTGCCGCTGTGCGTGCCGGTGCTGGCAACCGTTGCCCTGTTTATCGCGGTCGGCGCGTGGAACGACTGGTTCTCCACCTGGCTGTATAACAGCAGCAAGGCTGACCTGCATACCCTGCAGTACCTGCTGAAGATGAAACTTGAGACAACGCAGAACCAGGCGAACGCGGCCATGACTTCCGCGGACGCCCTGGCCGCCAAAGCATCGAAGGTCGCGCCGATCACGGTCCGTGCCTCGATCACGGTGGTTTCCGCGGTGCCGATCATGGTGGTTTATCCCTTCCTGCAGAAGTACTTCGTAACCGGTATGGCGCTGGGCAGCGTAAAAGGATAA
- a CDS encoding AraC family transcriptional regulator has protein sequence MRAREVSARAARYEDGFRVLQGRREYVTYLDDSSIRIWYSDVPWRYEIHDHSAIEILLTLEGMVTYTIEDKVYQVRKGEILIIPQDTAHSLTMEEGSSRYLYLFEPDAIMTMRDIKSMAIYFNKPFHLRDGSDAHVRIRELLLRAKDLYEKRELMWNTACYSCILRVYATLGQRYLSGIRPRTADNMRNMDSEVINAVMTYINNHYREELSLENVAGFAGFSRYYFSRSFKKQTGYSFKDYLCQKRLQVAMDLLIRTNRSMRDVAIESGFGSVATFNRVFREKKGCTPTQYRAIYGTY, from the coding sequence ATGAGAGCCCGAGAGGTGTCAGCCCGGGCTGCCCGGTATGAAGACGGTTTCCGTGTGCTTCAGGGCAGGCGGGAATACGTCACTTACCTGGATGATTCATCCATCCGCATCTGGTATTCAGATGTTCCGTGGAGATATGAGATCCATGATCACTCCGCGATTGAGATCCTCCTGACCCTGGAAGGCATGGTAACCTATACCATAGAGGATAAGGTTTACCAGGTCCGCAAGGGCGAAATCCTGATCATTCCGCAGGATACTGCCCACTCCCTGACCATGGAAGAGGGAAGCAGCCGGTACCTGTACCTGTTTGAGCCGGACGCGATCATGACCATGCGGGATATCAAATCCATGGCCATCTATTTTAACAAACCCTTCCACCTGCGGGACGGTTCGGATGCCCATGTGAGGATCCGGGAACTGCTGCTCCGGGCGAAAGACCTGTATGAAAAGCGGGAGCTGATGTGGAATACCGCCTGCTACAGCTGCATCCTCCGGGTGTATGCCACCCTGGGCCAGCGGTACCTGAGCGGAATCCGGCCGCGCACCGCTGACAACATGCGGAACATGGATTCCGAAGTGATCAACGCGGTCATGACCTATATCAACAACCACTATCGGGAAGAGCTTTCCCTGGAGAACGTGGCAGGGTTTGCGGGATTCAGCCGCTACTATTTCTCCCGGTCATTCAAAAAGCAAACCGGCTATTCCTTCAAGGATTACCTGTGCCAGAAGCGGCTCCAGGTGGCGATGGATCTGCTGATCCGGACAAACCGCTCCATGCGGGATGTGGCCATTGAAAGCGGCTTCGGCTCTGTGGCAACCTTTAACCGGGTGTTCCGGGAAAAGAAGGGATGTACGCCCACGCAGTACAGGGCGATTTACGGAACGTACTAA
- a CDS encoding AEC family transporter, which yields MTPFSVTFGNVLLMLLYLLPGFFMCKVKKIKPDHLSSVSVILLYICGFGLYVNALSYLDPSPELFAKMGLFLLIALAGETALMLLILLVLGKEKRKEFALRMLSIATVMGNVGFFGMPVVRALFPDAPEAAVYSSMFNAALNILAWTVGVFTLTGEKKHISLKAALVNPSMLAVFTGIILCLLRAKNWIPDILRTGFSSVGAMSTPLCMIILGVRLATMDFKTLFTTRLAWLISAGKLIVFPLFCYLLVLPLPLDPVFKGSVVILAGTPCASILLNLAEIHHNGQELAANCALLSTILSILTIPLLSLLV from the coding sequence ATGACCCCTTTCAGCGTAACCTTCGGCAACGTGCTGCTGATGCTCCTGTACCTGCTGCCCGGTTTTTTCATGTGCAAGGTCAAAAAAATCAAACCGGACCACCTGAGCAGCGTCAGCGTCATCCTGCTGTACATCTGCGGGTTCGGCCTGTATGTGAACGCCCTTTCCTATCTGGATCCCTCTCCGGAACTTTTTGCCAAAATGGGGTTGTTCCTGCTGATCGCCCTGGCCGGGGAAACGGCGCTCATGCTCCTGATCCTGCTGGTGCTTGGCAAGGAGAAAAGGAAGGAATTCGCCCTGCGTATGCTGTCCATTGCCACCGTCATGGGTAATGTGGGCTTTTTCGGCATGCCGGTTGTCCGCGCCCTTTTCCCGGACGCGCCTGAGGCAGCGGTTTACTCTTCCATGTTCAATGCCGCCCTCAATATCCTGGCCTGGACCGTCGGCGTTTTCACCCTGACCGGGGAAAAGAAACACATTTCCCTGAAAGCCGCCCTGGTCAATCCCTCCATGCTGGCAGTGTTCACAGGCATCATCCTGTGCCTTCTGCGGGCAAAAAACTGGATCCCGGATATCCTGCGTACCGGCTTCAGTTCCGTCGGTGCCATGTCCACGCCCCTGTGCATGATCATCCTTGGCGTCCGCCTGGCCACCATGGATTTCAAAACGCTCTTCACCACGCGGCTTGCCTGGCTCATTTCAGCCGGAAAACTGATCGTTTTCCCGCTCTTCTGCTACCTGCTGGTGCTCCCCCTGCCCCTGGATCCTGTGTTCAAAGGCAGTGTCGTAATCCTGGCCGGTACGCCGTGTGCCAGCATCCTGCTGAACCTCGCCGAGATTCACCACAACGGCCAGGAGCTGGCCGCCAACTGCGCCCTGCTCTCAACCATCCTGAGTATTCTCACCATCCCGCTTCTCAGCCTGCTGGTATAA
- a CDS encoding ribonucleoside triphosphate reductase gives MYQVVKRDGKITEFEISKISKAITKAFEALGKQYHPSVIDMLALRVTAEYEPMIRDNKIAVETIQDCVEKVLSEAGYADVAKAYILYRKQREKVRNVNSALLNYKDLVDNYLRINDWRVKENSTVTYSVGGLILSNSGAITANYWLSEIYDNEIAEAHRSAAIHIHDLSMLTGYCAGWSLKQLIQEGLGGVPGKITSSPASHLSTLCNQMVNFLGIMQNEWAGAQAFSSFDTYLAPFVRIDNLSQKEVKQCIQSFIYGVNTPSRWGTQAPFSNITLDWTCPKDLENLPAIIGGKEMDFTYGECQKEMDMVNKAFIEIMIEGDANGRGFQYPIPTYSITRDFDWSETENNRLLFEMTAKYGTPYFSNYINSDMEPSDVRSMCCRLRLDLRELRKKSGGFFGSGESTGSIGVVTINMPRLGYEAADEKEFYEKLDHLMDIAARSLKTKRTVITKLLEGGLYPYTKRYLGTFSNHFSTIGLVGMNEAALNARWLKKDLTHPEAQKFAQDVLNHMRERLSDYQEQYGDLYNLEATPAESTTYRFAKHDKEQYPDIITANMNGTPYYTNSSHLPVGYSEDIFSALDVQDELQTLYTSGTVFHAFLGEKLPDWRAAANLVRKIAENYKLPYYTMSPTYSVCKDHGYLTGEQHTCPHCGQKTEVYSRITGYYRPVQNWNDGKAQEFKDRKVYDIGHSRLTHSGPIVASAPAAAPAEQPAAEPEKETKSCSCARAILFVSATCPNCKLAISMLEKAGFLFKKVLATDNPELTNQYGVKQAPTLVVLGQDGEFTKYKGVSEIKGMLTAKQVG, from the coding sequence ATGTATCAGGTTGTCAAAAGAGACGGAAAAATCACGGAATTTGAGATCAGCAAGATCTCAAAAGCCATCACCAAAGCTTTCGAAGCTCTGGGCAAACAGTATCATCCCAGTGTGATCGATATGCTGGCTCTTCGGGTCACTGCCGAATATGAGCCGATGATCCGCGATAACAAGATCGCGGTGGAAACCATCCAGGACTGCGTTGAAAAGGTGCTGTCCGAGGCCGGTTATGCCGATGTGGCCAAGGCCTACATTCTGTACCGCAAGCAGCGGGAGAAAGTACGTAACGTCAATTCCGCGCTCCTGAACTATAAAGACCTGGTGGACAACTATCTCCGCATCAATGACTGGCGCGTGAAGGAGAACTCCACTGTTACCTACTCCGTGGGCGGACTGATCCTGTCCAACTCCGGCGCCATCACGGCCAACTACTGGCTGAGCGAGATCTATGACAACGAGATCGCTGAAGCCCACCGCAGCGCCGCAATCCATATCCATGACCTGAGCATGCTCACCGGCTACTGCGCCGGCTGGAGCCTGAAGCAGCTGATCCAGGAAGGCCTCGGCGGTGTTCCCGGAAAGATTACCAGCTCTCCGGCCAGCCACCTGTCCACGCTGTGCAACCAGATGGTCAACTTCCTGGGCATCATGCAGAACGAGTGGGCCGGTGCTCAGGCGTTCTCCAGCTTTGATACCTATCTGGCTCCCTTTGTCCGGATCGACAACCTGTCCCAGAAGGAAGTCAAGCAGTGCATCCAGAGCTTCATCTACGGTGTGAACACCCCCAGCCGCTGGGGTACTCAGGCGCCTTTCTCCAATATCACGCTGGACTGGACCTGCCCGAAGGACCTGGAAAACCTGCCGGCCATCATCGGCGGCAAGGAAATGGACTTCACCTACGGTGAGTGCCAGAAGGAAATGGACATGGTCAACAAGGCCTTCATCGAGATCATGATCGAAGGCGATGCCAACGGCCGCGGCTTCCAGTACCCGATCCCCACCTATTCCATCACCCGGGATTTCGACTGGTCTGAAACCGAGAACAACCGCCTGCTGTTCGAGATGACTGCCAAGTACGGCACCCCCTACTTCAGCAACTACATCAACTCTGACATGGAGCCCAGCGATGTGCGCAGCATGTGCTGCCGCCTGCGCCTGGACCTGCGGGAACTGCGCAAAAAGAGCGGCGGCTTCTTCGGCAGCGGTGAATCCACCGGCTCCATCGGCGTTGTGACCATCAATATGCCCCGTCTGGGCTATGAAGCGGCGGACGAAAAGGAATTCTACGAGAAGCTGGATCACCTGATGGATATTGCTGCCCGCAGCCTGAAGACCAAGCGTACGGTCATCACGAAGCTGCTGGAGGGCGGACTGTATCCCTATACCAAGCGGTACCTGGGCACCTTCAGCAACCACTTCAGCACCATCGGTCTGGTGGGCATGAACGAAGCGGCTCTGAACGCCCGGTGGCTGAAGAAAGACCTGACCCATCCGGAAGCCCAGAAGTTTGCGCAGGACGTGCTGAACCATATGCGTGAACGCCTGAGCGACTACCAGGAGCAGTACGGCGACCTGTACAACCTGGAAGCGACTCCCGCGGAATCCACCACCTACCGTTTCGCAAAGCATGACAAGGAGCAGTATCCGGACATCATCACCGCGAACATGAACGGTACTCCCTACTACACCAACTCCAGCCATCTGCCCGTGGGCTACAGTGAGGATATCTTCTCCGCGCTGGACGTGCAGGATGAACTGCAGACGCTGTATACCTCCGGTACTGTTTTCCACGCCTTCCTGGGTGAGAAGCTGCCGGACTGGAGAGCCGCCGCGAACCTGGTTCGCAAGATCGCGGAAAACTACAAGCTGCCCTACTACACCATGAGCCCTACCTATTCCGTGTGTAAGGACCACGGCTACCTGACCGGTGAGCAGCACACCTGCCCCCACTGCGGACAGAAGACCGAGGTTTACAGCCGGATCACCGGTTACTACCGCCCCGTCCAGAACTGGAACGACGGTAAAGCTCAGGAATTCAAGGACAGGAAGGTCTATGATATCGGCCACAGCCGGCTGACCCATTCCGGCCCGATCGTGGCTTCCGCTCCGGCAGCCGCTCCGGCGGAACAGCCCGCTGCTGAACCCGAGAAGGAAACCAAGTCCTGCTCCTGCGCCCGCGCGATCCTGTTCGTCAGCGCGACCTGCCCGAACTGCAAGCTGGCTATCAGTATGCTGGAGAAGGCCGGGTTCCTGTTCAAGAAAGTGCTGGCTACAGATAATCCGGAACTGACCAACCAGTATGGCGTAAAGCAGGCTCCGACCCTGGTCGTATTGGGTCAGGACGGCGAATTCACCAAGTACAAGGGTGTTTCCGAGATCAAGGGCATGCTGACCGCCAAGCAGGTTGGATAA